The nucleotide sequence GGCAGTTTTGCTAATCGGGCGATAGGGGGGATCAAAGTAAACAAAGGTTTGAGGGTTGACAAAGGGGCGAATGAGTTCAAAGTCACCTCGCAAGATTTTTACAGACGATAGGAGTTCGGCAACCCGTTGGAGATTGTCCGGTTGACAAATTCGCGGTCGAATATACCGCCCAAAGGGAACATTAAACTCACCTTTTTGATTCACCCGAAATAGGCCATTAAAACAGGTGCGATTCAAAAAAATTAATTGGGCTGTATGCTGAATTTCCGGGTCGGCTACACGGGCATAGTTAATCTTAGTTTGGGTTTGGTTAAAGGCTTGGCGAATGGCATAAAACATGGCTTCCCGCTCGGACTCAGGGGCCTGGAGATATTGGCTTTCTAGGATAGCTAAGGCTGAAATTAATTCCCTAACTTGGGCTTGAATGACCCGATAGGCTAGGACAATTTCTGGGTTGACATCGGCAATGATTAGATTTTTGACAGGATAGTGTTGGGCAACTTCTAAAAATACGGCCCCACCACCGATGAAGGGTTCAATATAGGTTTCAATTTCACCGTTCATGAGTGCCAGGGGGAGGTAGGGAATGATTTGCCCGATGAGTTGGGATTTACCACCGGCCCACTTGAGAAATGGCCTGGCCTGGGGGTGTAGAGCTTTGCGGGTTCGTAGATGCAGAGGACGCGGCAATTGACTGCCCTAGAAAGCATTTTCATCATCCTATCTCACCTCTCTTGAGATGCAAACCATCGTCACTGGCCTGGGACTGAGTGAAGGAATCTAACTTAAAGCGCATTGATGTCGATGTCTCGGCGGTAGTCTTAAAGAGGTCGCGATTAATTATCGAGTGGTATCCTTTAAGCATGAACTCATTTTCCTAAGCAAGATTCATTCCGAGGTAAATTAGGGGGATGTCTTTTTTAAGTCTCAACGGAAATCTTGATATATCAATATGTGTAGGCTGGGCTGGGATCTGTCCCATTGACAGTTGATTAAGCCTAGGTTTAGTCTGTTTGAATTGGGAAATGCCCTCTCAATTTCAAACCATAATTTTGAATCATGATCGCCGCTTTTCAGTCAAGATACGAGATAGTAAGATGCGGAAATCAGTGCCTCTCCCCCTTAATCTTTTCAGGTTTAGGCCTTTACTGGACAGGGTATTTTTATTGCAACAAGCGAATCAGCGATTTTCATGGCGATGGCCATTAACGCGACGGGGCACATTGGTTCTGGGCACTGCTCTTTTGGGGCTGGGGCTATGGGAGACAGAGCCAATTTTGTTGACGGCAACCATAAGTGGAATTGGGACATTACTCCTTGTTCACCGCCGCCACCCGGCCATTCCCGCTGTCCTCAACCAGGCCTGGCAAGTCTCCCATTCCCTCTGGCGATTGGGTCAACACCATCCCTTGTTTTTAGCTGGAGTCTTAGCCAGTGGCGCAACCTTAGGTACCTATACAGCCCTAAAAATATGGCAAGATAGTCCGAGTCCGTGGATTGGTTTGGGTTTGGTCATCCAAGGCTTGGGCGTACTAGGAATTTTCTGGATATTGATCACCCTTAACCAACGTCAAACCGAGCAGAACAGCCAGACCCAGTGGCAAACTCTCTTGACGGATTTGGCTGATCCTCAAGCTCTCAAGCGTTATTTGGCCATTCGGCAACTCCTGTCTTTGGCAACGGATCCCCAAAGAGTCAATATTTTCCAAGAGGCCTTGTTATTGCTGATCCCCCATGAACCGGAACCCAAGGTCAAACAAGCAGCGTTGGACGTTCTCACACACCTGCCTGGCTCTTTTCCCCAGGTGTCCAAGTCCTATTTCTCCCCTGCCTTACCTACTGCTGCTGCCCCTAAAATTGACAAGCTGCCCGTCCGCAAAACTGAATCCCAGTGGGTGTAATTTCAAACCGATAGGGTAAAACTTCTAAGCCCCGCTCGCGGGCCTGGCGCAGTAGTTCACCATAGGTTGGATCCGTTGTATCTCCAGGAGCAAAGTTGGGACAGTCGCCACGGTTAATGAAGTAGAGCATACAAACCCGCGCAGTTGGAATTAATGCCATCAATTCTCGGAGGTGTTTCTGCCCACGGGTAGTAACGGTGTCGGGAAATAAGGCCAGTTCCCCAGTGGCCCAGGTTGTACTTTTGACTTCCACATAGGTGGGGCGTTGCTTGGGGCTAGTTAAGAAAAAGTCAATCCGGCTGCGTTCTTGCCCATAGGTGACTTCTCGTTTAATCTCGGCATAACCCGCTAATTCCGGCAAAATTCCTGCGTCTAAGGCGGCGGCAACAACGCGGTTGGGGAGACTGGTATTGACTCCGAACCAGGCCGGGCCATTGTCATTCACTTGAATCATCTCCCAGGTATAAGCTAACTTGCGCTTGGGGTCTGGATGATAGGAAACCTGCACCGGACTCCCAGGAGTCGAAATCCCCGTCATTGGGCCTGTGTTTGGGCAGTGAGCGGTAATTTCCTCCCCTGTTGTGAGTTGGATATCCGCAAAGAAACGCTTGTATCGCCTCAGTAAAATCCCCGCTTGTAGGGGTGGGTAGGGATAAAGCCACGGATTAGGATTAGGGTGAGGTTGGGACATGGATCAAGTATAAATAGGGGCAGGCATCACCCGTTAGGGCTGGGGCATTGATCAGTCTGAGGCAACTTTCATGTTCACTTGAACGTCATAGGCGGTTGATATTCTGAAAGCAGCTTCTCACGCAGCGGGGATAAGATCATGATTCAATCTTTAGGAAAGTTTGCTAAGCCAGCCCCTTGGGTTTGGGGCCTTAGCTTCTTGGGGGCCAGCACCGCAATCCTTGGCTTGGTTTCGCCGACTCTAGCCCAAACATCAGTTGTTTTTGGCCAAACGGGGCAAGTTGTGACGATTCCCAATACCTTTGGTCAACCCACCTTTGTTGTGCCGCCTGTGTCAGCTTATCCGCCGCTGCTGCCCTTTCCAGTTCAAAATAATCAGCCGATCATCTACCAGGCCAATCCTTACAATCAACCGGTGCTCATTTATCCCCGCTCTGGATCAACCTATTCCGGTGGCAGTAGTCAACCGATTATCTACCAGGCCAGCCCCCATAACCAACCCGTGCTCATTTATCCACCGCGCTCTCGCTATTAGCCAATCCCCAAGCGTCCGGCCAGGCCTGGGGCAAGGGGAATCAAGGTGGCCGCCATCAACAACAGAGCCAGTAACCCTAAGCCAGCCCGTGTATCATCGGGTTCAGTCATCTCTTCCAAGTTGGGACGTTCAATATCTCGCTGCAAGAAGATGATTAATAGGGCCCAATAGAGTGCCAGAGGATTTCCCAAGGCCACTAAGCCAAGGACGATCAGCGTAATCCAAGTTGATCGAGTGGCCACCTTTGGCCCATAGATGGCCTGGATAATGCGTCCCCCATCCAATTGTCCCGCAGGCATTAAATTTAAGGCCGTCACCACCAGACCCAACCAACCAATAATTACGAAAGGACTAACATCCACTAACTCAGCTTGTAGAGCCTCTCCCAAAATTGCCTTAGCCAAAGTCCCCACTAGGATTGAACCTTGGAAAAATAGGCTAGGAATTTGAAAAACACTGCCGGGATGGGATAACAGTAACCCGACAACTAAAACCGCCAGAGATAAAACTCCCCCCACCGCCGGCCCAGCTATGGCCAGATCAAACAAAACAGTTCGATTGGGTAGAAATGAATCAAAGCGGAGAATCGCCCCAAAGGAACCCAGTTGCCAGGCCGGGATGAAGAAGGGCCAACTCAAACGAATTTGATCCCGCTGGGGTAGGACTTGATTGTATTGATTCGCCATCCAACGATGTCCCAGTTCATGGGCAATCAAAATTAAAATGAGTCCCAAAGCCAAAGGCAAAGATTGGGAAATACGACCCGGTTCTTGATAAAAACTAAACCCTTGGACTAAAGAACTGGCCTCTAAACTGGTGGCAACTGCGGCAATACCTAAGACCGTAGCCAGGATTTTCTCAGAGACGGCGGGTGGTTCCGGTTCCCGACGCGGCAAAATAATCACGACGGGTTTATTCTCTTGGTTCGGTACCATGAACAGGCGATATTTATCTGGCAAAACCGTTTCCAAGCGAGTTGTTAAGGTTTGATGAACAGTCTTTGTCTCTCCCCGTAAGTTCCCCCGGCAGATCAGGCCTTCTTTGTAGGGTTTAAGTTCGGTGGCAAAAAAGGTGTCAATTCCAAAAATTCCCTGTACCGCTTTGAAGTCTTCTCCTGGAATGGTGGCGATGGGTTCAGCCTCTAGGGAAACCTCCCCCGCCTTGGTTATCCCCCCAGAGTTTGGCTGATCCAAGGGCTGATCAGAGGCCGAGGAGATGGAGGGACTGAGGGGACTGGCGGCGGCTAATGCGCGTAACCAACGACCCAGGCCGATATAAACCCCAACAGAAATCAAGAGAAAGCCCAGAATTGCGGCAAAACTGATATTGACCCCAACGCTCATTAAGCCAAACAGGAGCAACCAGGGCAGCATCAGCACCACCGACTGCAACCAGGCCACGATGCCCAACTTCCCCATTGGTAACGCTCGGTACAACCCCCAACCCAGTATGAGGAGTGCGCCAATAATCGTTAGTCCAGTAAAAACCATGCCATCTGCCCCTTCAAGTGTGCCTACGTCCAATTCGGCGATCAAACTGCCCCTTCGACAACCTTAACCAAATGGGTGATGACAGATCAATTTATCAAGTGGCTAACACGGTAGGACTAGAGCTTAGAGATTTGAGATAGGCCTGGCTCATTGCCTAGTAAGTTAGTTGAAAAGGCAGGATCTCAGATAATTGCTCGTGAATCTCCATGATTTCTACCCGAAATAACTTCAAAGAGTTGGGAATCTACTATTTACTGGCCATCGCGGTTAAGCGGGTTAGGACGGAACTGGCTCGCTGGCTAAATTGTTTCATCCCCTCGGCATCCAGGCCCCGCTGCCCAATTAATGCCAGATCGTAAATGTAGGCACAGAGTTGGTCGGCCAATTCCGCTGAAGGTGACTGCCCAGAGGTTTGGACAATGCTGCCTTGACTGAGGCTGATCAGGTTTTGAACGAGGGGATGGGCGGTGTTGACTAGGAGGGTATGGTCATTGGGCAGATCAATGCTGATTTTTTGCTGCATCATGGCCATCATTTCCTGCATCCGGCGGGTGGATTCCGGGAGCAAGATCATGGCCGGGGGCGCGCCTTCAGGGTTGTCAGATTTCAGCGGTTCAGTGCGAACAGTAACGTTGGGCTTGTTCAGAGCTTTGGTAAAGAGTTCTTGAATCAGTTCGCTGCGGGTTTTGTTGCTGCCCGGATCGACAATTTCGGCGGCCTTATCTTTATCAATTAGGGTTTCATCGAGTTCTGCATCCACCCGCGAGAATTTAAGGTCTTTATACTCTTGCTCTAACCAAGGGACAAAGTGAGTATCAAAATAGTTATCCATGAACAGGACTTCAATGCCTTGGCTCTGGAGCAAGTTGACATAGGTGGCCTGGTTGACTTCATCGGTGCAGTAATAGACCCGTTGCCCTTGTTTTTCCGAAGTCCGGCTGAGGTAATCCTTGAGGGTTGTGTAGGACTGCCCATCGACAACAAGGCTTTGCTCATCGGCCCACTCATCTCCAGCATCTTCGGGTTTGGTGGCGGCTAGGTTGGCAGAGGTGCGGAAGATGATAATTTCTTTGACTTGCTCTTTAAACTTGTCATCATTGATGGAGCCAAATTTGACAAAAGTGCCCAAGTCGTTCCAACTGCGGGCATAGGCCTGGGGATCATCCCGATAGAGTTCTTTGAGGCGATCTCCCACTTTCTTGGCAATGTAATCCGCAATCCGGCGGACGGTGCGATCATTTTGGAGGAAACTGCGGGAGACATTCAACGGGATATCGCTGCTATCAATCACCCCCCGCAACGGTAACAGGAATTTGGGAATAACTTCTTCACAGTTATCGCTGACAAAGACTTGATTGCAGAAGAGCTTAATTTGACCTTTGGTGACATCAATATCGGGGCGCAATTTCGGGAAATATAAAATCCCATTCACCACAAACGGATAATCCGTGTTCAAATGCACCCAAAGGAGTGGCTCTTCTTGGAACGGATACAGATAGCGATAAAACTCTAAATAATCTTCTTTGGTTAAACTGCTAGGGGACTCTTTCCAGGCCGCCTTTTGTTTGTTGATTTGCTCCCCATCCAGTTTGATCGACACCGGCAAGAAATCACAATATTTCCGTACCAATTCCTTAATCCGGGCGGGTTCGAGGTAGTCCAACTCCTCCTCTTGCATGGTCAGGGTAATAGTGGTTCCGACTGCGGTACGATCCGATTCGGTGAGGCTGTATTCCGTGGAGCCATCACAATGCCATTTCACCGCGCTGGCCCCGGCCTGGTACGACAGAGTCTCGATTTCAACGGTTTTAGCCACCATAAACGAGGAGTAAAAGCCCAGGCCAAAGTGTCCAATAATCGCCTGATCCGCTTGATTTTTATACTTTTCGACAAATTCCTCGGCACTGGAAAACGCGACTTGGGTGATGTATTTTTTGACTTCCTCGGCGGTCATCCCCAGGCCGGTGTCGGTAATTTTTAACTGCTTGGCTTCTTTATCAATGGCAATCGTAATTTCGGGATGATCGACATCGCCAGCATAATCCCCAGTTCGGGCAATCATCCGCAGTTTTTGAATCGCATCTACCCCGTTGGAGACTAATTCCCGCAGGAAAATTTCATGATCGGAGTAGAGCCACTTTTTGATGATCGGGAAAATATTCTCAGTATGGATCGAAATGGTGCCCTGTTCCAGCATGATCGGTTCTTACTCGCTAGTGCTTGCGTTAAAGTCGTTAAGTCCTATTTTACGAGGGGTAGGGCCTGGGGCAGAGAACTCCAGACTTCGCAATCTCCCTGCTTGTAGATACGGTTTTCCCTACCTTGTTCCCCACCAACCAGCTTTAGAGCAGGGGCAAGAGTAAATTCAGCGTGTACAGTAGGGATTAAAATTTTCCGAAAAAGTCCAATAAAACCCCCAACCCATAGAAACATCCATTGGTTAAAAGGAGAACGCCATGGCCTGGGTAGATGAAATTCAAACTCTGAAGTCAAAAATAAGCTTGGTGTTAGATCATCCCGCCTCAGTCAAACAGCAGGTAAAAGAAATAACGCTGGTACAAAAGCAACTGCGAGTGATTAAGCGGGAGATTAATGCCCAGATTCAACAAATCAATCAAACTGTGGCTCAATCCCGCCCGGATAGCCTTGTTTCTGTTGGCCTGGATTTATTTGGCAAACGCCGGATGGCCGGAACTGTTCGCTCAATGACACGCCAGGCCATGCAACGGGAAAAACAGGAAGCCCGCCAACCCTATCTTGATCTCAAAAACGATGTGCATCAGTTAATCTTGGAGGGAGATCGGTTGAAATTAGCCGCCGAAAGTTATCTCAACAGCACGCAACCCTAACCCTGCACTCTTCAATTTGAACCGAATTAAACGTCCCAAAAAGGTAGCGGTTGCATTTCAGAATAACCCCGTTCCTTGCAAAAATTAAACGCTTCAACTACGTGTGGAAATTCATTAGCAAAATCACTTTTCATTTGGCTCAGCAAATTTTGACCCAGTGACTTAGCAAACTTACCTCTTAAGCATTTTTCATACCAAGCAATCAGGTCAGACTCTTTCACAATGCCACGAACACGTTGCCCCCAGCTAATTTGCTGAATAACAGATTGAATCACAATAGCCTCAGCATCTTTACAGACTATAACTATATGATCACTTTCAACTTGATCAACAATTTTCTCAGCCAATTTTGGTTTTAGAGTGAGGTGTTTAACCTGAATAGCAGGGCCAAAATTAGCTCACATATCAAGTCCTCTATCTGCCGCATTTGTCACGCCAACTCGATAAATATGAGCTTGAGTCATTGATGTAGTATTTACAGCACTTACACCTAACAGAACCTGAGTCAAATCATTAAATTCTTCCAACAATTCAATATTTTTATCTGGTATTTTAACTGATACTTCAACTTCTAAGCTAGATACAATTGTTTCAAACAAACTATAAGTAATGATCTCGTAAACTTTATCAATGCTTCTTCTCAATCCTGTACTATCAGTAATCAAAGAAAGTAAGTCTTCTAATTTTAATAGTTCATAATTATCAATATCTAGTTTGCGCATAACAGATGCCACCAATTCTTGACGTTCTATAAACCGATAATATATATAACGTTCAATAGCTCCACCTAATCTCTTATTTTCGGTATCTAAGACTTTAAGATGACTTACTGGCATTGCATTTTGATCCCAAAGATTATCTTGGAATCTGGCAGTCGAAGTACAAACTTTTCCTAATAATCGCCGAGTAACATTATCCCTCCATTGCTTTGATGTGTTTCGATATGTTTCAACTTGACTGACATCAATATCTTGATTGATTCGTGAATTGTATAAAACCTCTGCAATTTGAATAGGCTTATACAAATCAGTTCGAGCAATATTAATAATATTATCTAGCTTTCCTTTAGCTTCATCTATATCAATCATCTAAATTATTCTTGAATTAATTTGTTATGTAAAATATTCTAAATCTAGAGAAAGGCTAGTTGTTTGATGTCATAGTTTAAAGATGAAGATATGTTTGGATTTTTCAAGGTAAGTAAGACTGCTTTGATGACGGAAAGAGCACATGGAACAACTATAGAATTACCCGCCAACTTACGCATAATACTATAACCATAAATGATCTTAAATGAATCAGGAAAACCCAACAGTCTCAGCATTTCCCGCTCAGTAAGTCGGCGTTCACCATTGACAAGCAAGTAGTTGTAAGACGCTCCGGCTCTCATCGCACATGAGTAAGGGTATGCGCTAAGGTGTCCAGATTTATTTTCATGCCAAATAGTTGGTGGCTCTGGAAGTTTTCCTTCAAATTTCTCTAGGCGACTTTGACGAATTTTAGGGGAAGCATAATAAAAATCTGATACCTTGGTTTCAAGTAAATCTGCTAAGGACTGCATTGGAATCTTTCGGGTTGGCCAGTCAAAATTATACGGTTCCCTAAACCCAACTATAAAAATTCGCTCTCTTTTGTGTGGAATACCAAAGTCTAATCCATTAAGAACCTTATAATCTGCGAAATATCCAATTTCATGTAGTATGTCTAAAATTCGTCTTAAGGTTTTTCCGTGATTATGCCCCACTAATTGCTTAACATTTTCTAAAACAAAAGCAACTGGGCGTTTTTCTCTCAATATTCTAGCGATCTCGAAAAATAACGTTCCACGAGAATCTTCAAATCCCTTAAGGTCTCCACAAATAGAAAATGGTTGACAAGGAAATCCTGCGAATAATAAATCATGATCAGGGATATCTTTTGATTCTATCGTTGTAATATCACTCTGAGGATAGTCTTCAAAATTTTCAAAGTATGTTTGTTGTGCATGACTATCTATATCGCATGAAAAAACCCATTTAAGATCAATACCTAAGTCTTTAGACGCTTGATTTGCTGCAACCCTAAAGCCGCCAATTCCACAAAATAAGTCAATACATTTAAACATTTGAGAATTATATGATGAACATTTGAGGATTGCATGAACCTTACTTTGTCGGAATTATAACATTGATAAGCTCAATTAGCCATAAGACTGGGACACAAGTTAAAACAGACATAAATTGCCGACCGTTAAGCATGATTCTCTTGTTTTGCCACTACTAATAAATCTGCCAGGGTTTGTGCTGCATCGTAAGCATCATAGGGCGACCAGACAACCGCTTCACTAGCTTCTAGTTGCTTGAGCATTTCGATTTCCGTTTCCCGAATATCAGAAGTATGCAAATCAAAGCCTTCATCTTTGGCCACTGCCATTAACAGCAAATGAATTAGGCGCAGTTTATCTTGATGGGATAGTTGATTGACAACAGGGAATAATTCAGTGAGGAGCATAATTTTTATGGAAAAGATTGATTGACTAGGGTTGCAGCTATGCTAACTCAAAACGTCTGTTAATTCTTTAGTCACAACTCAGGTCGGCGGCCCCTCAACCAAACACAGGTAAAATGAGCTTGCATATCCATTCACATTGAGGAGACAGCAGCGTGGAACGGACATTCCTGGCCATTAAACCGGATGGGGTACAACGGGGCCTGGTGGGTGAAATTATCCAACGTCTAGAACAAAAAGGATTTACTCTTGTAGGTCTGAAACTACTTCAAGTCAGCAAAGAACTAGCCTCAACTCACTACGGCGAACATCAAGCCAAGCCCTTTTTTCCAGGCCTGGTGGAGTTTATTACCTCGGGGCCGGTGGTAGCGATGGTTTGGGAAGGTAAAGGTGTCATTGCCACAGCCCGGAAAATGATTGGCGCGACAAACCCCTTAAATTCTGAGCCAGGCACAATTCGGGGCGACTTTGGGGTTGATGTGGGTCGCAATGTCATCCATGGTTCCGATGCCCCTGAAACTGCTGTCAAGGAAATTAGCCTTTGGTTTCAACCGGAAGAACTCGTGGCCTGGTCGCCTAGTTTAACTCCGTGGATTTATGAGTAGTTCCGGCGGATACGGGTTCTTGGGAGTCCTCTGCCATTGGCTCGACCGTTCCTAAGTTCAAAGATAAATCCGGGCCTGGGGTGATTGTTTCTGGTGGATTCCGCTGAGAAAAGCCCCAGGCAAAACATAGCCCAATCATCGAAAGCATTAACCAGTCAGGTAAAACAAATTGGGAGTCAAAGACCCGCAGTAGCAGCCGCAACCCCACCAGCGTCACCGTCAAATAGCCTGCATCTTGGAGGTGAGTAAATTCTTTAAGTAGTCTGATAAATAACTCAGCCATAAACCGCAGGACAAGAATGCCAATCACGCCCCCGGTTAAAACAATCCAGCGTTCTTCTGAGAGGGCAATGGCTGTAGTCACACTATCCAGAGAAAAGGCTAAGTCCGTAATTGCCAAAAGCGGAATCGCTTGCCAGATGGAGTTAATGTCCAGGCCATGGTGATGATGTTGCTCATCTTCCGGTGAGGAAAAGTACTTAAAGGATAACCACAGTAGATAGGCGGCCCCAGCTAGTTCAAATTGCCAGAATTTAATCACCCAAGTCGCAGTCAAAATCAAGGTAATCCGCAGCACAAAGGCGGCCACCAGGCCAAAATTCAAAGCCCGCTGTTGATACTTCAAATCTGGGATCCCTTGCACAAGGGCCGCCAGGGCAATGGCATTATCAGCAGATAGAACCGCCTCTAAGGCAACAAGGACCAATAGTAGAGAGACAGTTTCTAAGCCAAAGTCGGGAAAAAATTCCAGCAGTTGATCTAACATTGGGACTCGGTCGAGGTCTCGGTAAGAAATAATGTCATCGAAATAATGACTAGAGCTACTTCCACCATACAGTGAATTTTCGGGAAGAGATTTGTGCCGCTGAGTGGGCAATTTGGGCTGGGCTTAATTTTGGCGATCCAGATTCCTGAAAAGCCCCAAGAAATTTACACCAATATCGCCTCGCTAATTCAGGGTTAAAGAGGAGCTAGTTAAACAGCCCCTGACTGGTCGGATGTCCCCGATTGAGGACTCACAGAGGGGTTAAGTCGGGGAATATTAATGACCTGAGATGACAGTGTGTAACAATCTGTAACTGGAGTTGCCATCGGCCTGAGGA is from Synechococcus sp. PCC 6312 and encodes:
- a CDS encoding DNA adenine methylase; the encoded protein is MPRPLHLRTRKALHPQARPFLKWAGGKSQLIGQIIPYLPLALMNGEIETYIEPFIGGGAVFLEVAQHYPVKNLIIADVNPEIVLAYRVIQAQVRELISALAILESQYLQAPESEREAMFYAIRQAFNQTQTKINYARVADPEIQHTAQLIFLNRTCFNGLFRVNQKGEFNVPFGRYIRPRICQPDNLQRVAELLSSVKILRGDFELIRPFVNPQTFVYFDPPYRPISKTASFKAYAQGNFTDHEQTRLATFARELDQRGAKLLLSNSDPHNKDPEDNFFETLYDSFQIYRLQAKRAINSNPSKRGPVSELLILNYLVETLPEQIG
- the sfsA gene encoding DNA/RNA nuclease SfsA, with the translated sequence MSQPHPNPNPWLYPYPPLQAGILLRRYKRFFADIQLTTGEEITAHCPNTGPMTGISTPGSPVQVSYHPDPKRKLAYTWEMIQVNDNGPAWFGVNTSLPNRVVAAALDAGILPELAGYAEIKREVTYGQERSRIDFFLTSPKQRPTYVEVKSTTWATGELALFPDTVTTRGQKHLRELMALIPTARVCMLYFINRGDCPNFAPGDTTDPTYGELLRQARERGLEVLPYRFEITPTGIQFCGRAACQF
- a CDS encoding site-2 protease family protein; translation: MVFTGLTIIGALLILGWGLYRALPMGKLGIVAWLQSVVLMLPWLLLFGLMSVGVNISFAAILGFLLISVGVYIGLGRWLRALAAASPLSPSISSASDQPLDQPNSGGITKAGEVSLEAEPIATIPGEDFKAVQGIFGIDTFFATELKPYKEGLICRGNLRGETKTVHQTLTTRLETVLPDKYRLFMVPNQENKPVVIILPRREPEPPAVSEKILATVLGIAAVATSLEASSLVQGFSFYQEPGRISQSLPLALGLILILIAHELGHRWMANQYNQVLPQRDQIRLSWPFFIPAWQLGSFGAILRFDSFLPNRTVLFDLAIAGPAVGGVLSLAVLVVGLLLSHPGSVFQIPSLFFQGSILVGTLAKAILGEALQAELVDVSPFVIIGWLGLVVTALNLMPAGQLDGGRIIQAIYGPKVATRSTWITLIVLGLVALGNPLALYWALLIIFLQRDIERPNLEEMTEPDDTRAGLGLLALLLMAATLIPLAPGLAGRLGIG
- the htpG gene encoding molecular chaperone HtpG, with the translated sequence MLEQGTISIHTENIFPIIKKWLYSDHEIFLRELVSNGVDAIQKLRMIARTGDYAGDVDHPEITIAIDKEAKQLKITDTGLGMTAEEVKKYITQVAFSSAEEFVEKYKNQADQAIIGHFGLGFYSSFMVAKTVEIETLSYQAGASAVKWHCDGSTEYSLTESDRTAVGTTITLTMQEEELDYLEPARIKELVRKYCDFLPVSIKLDGEQINKQKAAWKESPSSLTKEDYLEFYRYLYPFQEEPLLWVHLNTDYPFVVNGILYFPKLRPDIDVTKGQIKLFCNQVFVSDNCEEVIPKFLLPLRGVIDSSDIPLNVSRSFLQNDRTVRRIADYIAKKVGDRLKELYRDDPQAYARSWNDLGTFVKFGSINDDKFKEQVKEIIIFRTSANLAATKPEDAGDEWADEQSLVVDGQSYTTLKDYLSRTSEKQGQRVYYCTDEVNQATYVNLLQSQGIEVLFMDNYFDTHFVPWLEQEYKDLKFSRVDAELDETLIDKDKAAEIVDPGSNKTRSELIQELFTKALNKPNVTVRTEPLKSDNPEGAPPAMILLPESTRRMQEMMAMMQQKISIDLPNDHTLLVNTAHPLVQNLISLSQGSIVQTSGQSPSAELADQLCAYIYDLALIGQRGLDAEGMKQFSQRASSVLTRLTAMASK
- a CDS encoding DNA cytosine methyltransferase, with protein sequence MFKCIDLFCGIGGFRVAANQASKDLGIDLKWVFSCDIDSHAQQTYFENFEDYPQSDITTIESKDIPDHDLLFAGFPCQPFSICGDLKGFEDSRGTLFFEIARILREKRPVAFVLENVKQLVGHNHGKTLRRILDILHEIGYFADYKVLNGLDFGIPHKRERIFIVGFREPYNFDWPTRKIPMQSLADLLETKVSDFYYASPKIRQSRLEKFEGKLPEPPTIWHENKSGHLSAYPYSCAMRAGASYNYLLVNGERRLTEREMLRLLGFPDSFKIIYGYSIMRKLAGNSIVVPCALSVIKAVLLTLKNPNISSSLNYDIKQLAFL
- the ndk gene encoding nucleoside-diphosphate kinase — protein: MERTFLAIKPDGVQRGLVGEIIQRLEQKGFTLVGLKLLQVSKELASTHYGEHQAKPFFPGLVEFITSGPVVAMVWEGKGVIATARKMIGATNPLNSEPGTIRGDFGVDVGRNVIHGSDAPETAVKEISLWFQPEELVAWSPSLTPWIYE
- a CDS encoding TerC family protein, translated to MLDQLLEFFPDFGLETVSLLLVLVALEAVLSADNAIALAALVQGIPDLKYQQRALNFGLVAAFVLRITLILTATWVIKFWQFELAGAAYLLWLSFKYFSSPEDEQHHHHGLDINSIWQAIPLLAITDLAFSLDSVTTAIALSEERWIVLTGGVIGILVLRFMAELFIRLLKEFTHLQDAGYLTVTLVGLRLLLRVFDSQFVLPDWLMLSMIGLCFAWGFSQRNPPETITPGPDLSLNLGTVEPMAEDSQEPVSAGTTHKSTELN